A section of the Mycobacterium sp. 3519A genome encodes:
- a CDS encoding GtrA family protein has translation MSVAPTLLVFVVLNSFTFGVDLALLSVLHGGLRMPLAVAVTVAYACAFTLSYFLNRTFNFRSHSAVGPQFAVYVMVVAVNYLAFILGVTSGLVALGIEYRAARIAAGACEAVYMYSAMRWVVFRR, from the coding sequence ATGAGCGTGGCGCCGACCTTGCTGGTCTTCGTTGTGCTCAACAGCTTCACCTTCGGCGTAGACCTGGCGCTCCTGAGCGTGCTGCACGGCGGGCTGCGGATGCCTCTGGCGGTCGCCGTCACGGTGGCTTACGCGTGCGCATTCACGCTGAGCTACTTCCTGAACCGCACGTTCAACTTCCGCTCACACAGCGCAGTGGGTCCGCAATTCGCGGTCTACGTGATGGTGGTCGCGGTGAACTACCTCGCGTTCATCCTCGGTGTCACCAGTGGGCTGGTGGCATTGGGCATCGAGTATCGCGCCGCGCGGATTGCGGCGGGCGCGTGCGAGGCGGTCTACATGTACAGCGCGATGCGCTGGGTCGTGTTCCGGCGCTGA
- a CDS encoding sigma-70 family RNA polymerase sigma factor yields MPAQQEFIDQAAPYRAELIAHCYRMLGSVQDAEDLVQETYLRGWRGYEDFEGRAALRTWLYRIATMACLRALQHRARRVLPAGLGAGSVDPDVDIDASKAGYPWLEPIPDTFTPEVAVATRQSIRLAIVTALQELPARQRAVLILRDVVQFSAAEVAELLETTPAAVNSALQRARAHLAEVAPNDDDIMEPEDRELLALVERYCAAFENGDMAALTALLQDDVKLEMPPFAAWFTGRDAVTRFLSARAFAEAGAVLMVPTSANGQPAVADYRRDAAGALQAHAIHVLTAGRDGISAITVFLDPNLFGVFGLPSMR; encoded by the coding sequence GTGCCCGCCCAGCAGGAATTCATCGACCAGGCGGCGCCTTATCGGGCCGAGTTGATCGCGCACTGCTATCGGATGCTCGGCTCGGTGCAGGACGCCGAGGACCTGGTCCAGGAGACGTACCTGCGCGGCTGGCGGGGGTACGAAGATTTCGAAGGTCGGGCGGCGTTGCGGACATGGCTGTATCGCATCGCGACCATGGCGTGTCTGCGGGCGCTACAGCATCGCGCCCGCCGGGTGTTGCCCGCCGGACTCGGCGCGGGCTCGGTGGACCCGGACGTCGACATCGATGCGAGCAAGGCCGGATATCCATGGCTCGAACCGATTCCAGACACCTTCACCCCTGAGGTCGCGGTCGCGACGCGGCAGAGCATCCGACTGGCGATCGTCACCGCGCTGCAGGAGCTTCCTGCACGGCAGCGCGCGGTGTTGATCCTGCGGGACGTGGTGCAGTTCAGCGCCGCCGAAGTGGCCGAACTGCTCGAGACCACACCCGCGGCGGTGAACAGCGCGTTGCAGCGAGCGCGCGCCCACCTGGCCGAGGTCGCACCGAATGACGACGACATCATGGAACCGGAGGACCGCGAGTTGCTCGCGTTGGTCGAACGCTATTGCGCGGCCTTCGAGAACGGTGACATGGCCGCGTTGACGGCGCTGCTGCAGGATGACGTCAAACTCGAAATGCCGCCGTTCGCAGCCTGGTTCACGGGCCGGGATGCGGTGACGCGGTTCCTGTCTGCGCGGGCGTTCGCCGAAGCGGGCGCTGTGCTGATGGTGCCCACCTCCGCGAACGGGCAACCGGCGGTCGCTGATTACCGCCGCGACGCCGCGGGTGCGCTGCAGGCGCACGCGATCCATGTGCTAACCGCGGGCCGGGACGGAATATCGGCCATCACAGTGTTTCTCGACCCGAACCTGTTCGGCGTGTTCGGGCTTCCGTCGATGCGTTAG
- a CDS encoding SDR family oxidoreductase, protein MNQHSIALAGSTVIVTGASRGFGRGIAEAFTAAGAHVVGVARSGGTVTADAADPATAHRLIDQFAPRTVVLCAGAAPQMSPLQQQTWESFSLNWNVDVAQAFHWIREALLRPLAPGSTVIAMSSGAAINGSPLSGGYAGAKATVRMITGYAALESERAGLGIDFVSVLPSLTPATELGAKAVAAYAARQGVDVEQFAQSLQPALTAEQVGKSILEIAAAGPRGDRAYMLGPAGLSPLG, encoded by the coding sequence ATGAACCAACACAGCATCGCCCTTGCCGGTTCGACCGTGATCGTCACCGGCGCCAGCAGAGGATTCGGCCGAGGCATCGCCGAGGCATTCACCGCCGCGGGAGCACACGTCGTGGGTGTTGCGCGCAGTGGCGGCACAGTCACCGCCGATGCCGCCGACCCGGCCACCGCTCACCGGCTCATCGACCAGTTCGCGCCGCGTACCGTGGTGCTGTGCGCAGGCGCCGCACCGCAGATGAGTCCACTGCAGCAGCAGACGTGGGAATCGTTCAGCCTGAATTGGAATGTCGATGTGGCCCAGGCCTTTCACTGGATCCGCGAAGCACTGTTGCGGCCGTTGGCGCCCGGCAGCACGGTGATCGCAATGTCCAGCGGCGCAGCGATCAACGGGTCGCCGCTCAGCGGCGGCTACGCAGGCGCGAAGGCCACCGTCAGGATGATCACCGGGTACGCGGCGCTGGAGTCGGAGCGGGCCGGCCTCGGCATCGACTTCGTCTCGGTGCTGCCGTCGTTGACGCCTGCCACTGAACTCGGCGCGAAAGCGGTGGCGGCCTACGCGGCGCGGCAGGGCGTCGACGTCGAACAGTTCGCTCAGTCGCTACAACCCGCGCTCACCGCCGAGCAGGTCGGCAAGTCCATCCTCGAGATCGCCGCCGCGGGACCGCGCGGAGACCGGGCCTACATGCTCGGCCCGGCGGGCTTGTCACCGTTGGGCTGA
- a CDS encoding potassium transporter Kup: MSSVDSRRGLRPAIVIGALGVVFGDIGTSPIYTLQTVFNPGDPHPVPISTANVYGVVSTIFWSVMIIVTLTYVTLVMRADNNGEGGIMALITLLRRWTGQPGRRTAMVLAVLGVFGAALFFGDSMITPAISVLSAVEGLKVIEPDFRDFVVPITALIIMGLFAVQRHGTAVVGRFFGPVMIAWFVAIGACGVHGIVDNPEILRALSPTYAATFLLSHFHIAFFSLAAIVLSVTGAEALYADMGHFGRKAITVGWLGLVLPACTLNYFGQGALVLADEAKVRAPFFLLTPEWARIPMVLLATAATVIASQAVITGAFSVASQAARLGYLPRLRIEHTSASTIGQIYVPWINGVLLVMVLILVFAFRSSAALGYAYGMAVTGTISIVTALFFYYARTRWAWPLWAVLIGGGFLLAVDGMFLAANMTKLMHGAWLPLLIAAVTFTVMTTWQKGREIVTKAREKAEGPLREFVEGLRHCKPPLVRVKGTAVFLNRGKETAPLAMRANVEHNRVLHRHVVIMSIETVPVPRLSDDQRITIDELGYRRDGIIHVRACYGYLERPNVPHALTLLDPAHTEGHIDVETASYFLSKLELVSGDEPSMAPWRKRLFIATSHITADAAAFFNLPWDRTVIIGSRIEV, from the coding sequence ATGTCATCTGTGGACAGTCGGCGAGGTCTTCGCCCCGCGATCGTGATCGGCGCGTTGGGCGTGGTGTTCGGCGACATCGGCACCAGCCCCATCTACACGCTGCAGACCGTGTTCAATCCCGGTGACCCCCACCCGGTACCGATCTCGACCGCCAATGTGTATGGCGTCGTGTCGACGATCTTCTGGTCGGTGATGATCATCGTCACGCTGACCTACGTCACGCTGGTGATGCGCGCCGACAACAACGGCGAGGGCGGGATCATGGCGCTGATCACGCTGCTGCGCAGATGGACAGGACAGCCGGGGCGGCGCACAGCCATGGTGCTGGCCGTACTCGGCGTGTTCGGGGCCGCGTTGTTCTTCGGCGACAGCATGATCACGCCCGCTATTTCGGTGCTGTCCGCTGTCGAGGGTCTCAAGGTGATCGAGCCTGACTTCAGAGACTTCGTCGTGCCGATCACGGCGCTGATCATCATGGGACTGTTCGCCGTTCAGCGCCACGGTACGGCGGTGGTCGGGAGGTTCTTCGGGCCGGTGATGATCGCCTGGTTCGTCGCGATCGGCGCGTGCGGGGTCCACGGGATCGTCGACAACCCGGAGATCCTGAGGGCGTTGTCGCCGACCTACGCGGCCACATTCCTGTTGAGCCACTTCCACATTGCGTTCTTCTCGCTTGCGGCGATCGTGCTGTCCGTCACCGGCGCCGAGGCGCTGTACGCCGATATGGGGCACTTCGGCCGCAAAGCGATCACAGTGGGCTGGCTCGGTTTGGTGCTGCCCGCCTGCACGCTGAACTACTTCGGCCAGGGCGCGCTGGTGCTTGCCGACGAGGCGAAGGTGAGGGCGCCGTTCTTCCTGCTCACCCCGGAATGGGCGCGAATCCCGATGGTGCTGCTGGCGACTGCGGCGACGGTGATCGCGTCGCAGGCGGTGATCACCGGCGCGTTCTCGGTCGCGTCGCAGGCCGCTCGACTCGGTTACCTACCGCGACTGCGCATCGAACACACGTCGGCGTCGACCATCGGGCAGATCTATGTACCGTGGATCAACGGTGTGCTGTTGGTGATGGTGCTGATCCTGGTCTTCGCGTTCCGCAGTTCGGCCGCATTGGGTTACGCGTACGGCATGGCGGTGACGGGCACCATCAGCATCGTCACCGCGCTGTTCTTCTACTACGCCAGAACGCGGTGGGCGTGGCCGCTGTGGGCGGTGCTGATCGGCGGCGGGTTCCTGCTGGCCGTCGACGGCATGTTCCTCGCCGCGAACATGACCAAGCTGATGCACGGCGCCTGGCTGCCGCTGCTCATCGCCGCGGTCACGTTCACCGTGATGACCACGTGGCAGAAGGGCCGCGAGATCGTCACGAAGGCAAGGGAAAAGGCGGAAGGTCCGCTGCGTGAGTTCGTCGAGGGGCTGCGGCACTGCAAGCCGCCGCTGGTGCGGGTCAAGGGCACCGCGGTGTTCCTCAACAGAGGGAAAGAGACTGCGCCCCTGGCGATGCGGGCCAACGTCGAACACAACCGGGTGCTGCACCGGCATGTGGTGATCATGTCTATCGAGACGGTTCCGGTGCCCCGACTGTCCGACGACCAGCGGATCACCATCGACGAACTGGGCTACCGGCGTGACGGCATCATCCACGTCAGGGCGTGCTACGGCTACCTGGAGCGACCGAATGTTCCACACGCGCTGACACTGCTCGACCCGGCTCACACCGAAGGTCACATCGACGTCGAAACCGCGTCGTACTTCTTGTCCAAGCTCGAACTGGTTAGCGGAGACGAACCCTCGATGGCGCCGTGGCGCAAACGCTTGTTCATCGCGACGTCGCACATCACCGCTGACGCCGCCGCGTTCTTCAACTTGCCGTGGGACCGCACGGTGATCATCGGGTCGCGCATCGAGGTCTAG
- a CDS encoding alpha/beta hydrolase, with protein MPVVIIVAALLVVPTAVAVLGTYLYRVPYLGLATAFVPWYLPWLTVAAVAGGVLALIHWRVRRGRIGAALAVVAALTVAGAAVIDARMIAAVEQAGADIRLTDTFGIGVPRYAAPDDVATYGTYDGAPLRLAVFRPRETSSHAPVFVYIHGGGWVAGDLTSRSADLRWFAERGWLVVSVDYTLSSADRHLWNVTQDQIGCALGWVVANAHKYGGDPARLSVSGHSAGGNLAINTAYLAAAGQLRSSCGGIMPKVAAVSAIYPVVDPVGFYDNPDPALGGRSRAMVGAYTGGSPRQFPDRYAAIASNSHLTATAPPTLIVVGEADHLVPVAGTYRFVDLAKAAGVDVELVAVPYADHVYDGRRGSVGEQAYRQITARWLREVGQGP; from the coding sequence GTGCCTGTTGTGATCATCGTCGCCGCCCTGCTGGTGGTGCCGACCGCGGTGGCCGTGCTGGGCACCTACCTCTATCGCGTGCCCTACCTCGGGTTGGCGACCGCCTTCGTGCCCTGGTATCTGCCGTGGCTGACGGTCGCCGCGGTCGCAGGCGGGGTGCTCGCGCTGATCCACTGGCGGGTGCGTCGGGGTCGCATCGGCGCCGCACTGGCCGTCGTTGCCGCCCTTACCGTCGCGGGCGCAGCGGTGATCGACGCCAGGATGATCGCGGCGGTCGAACAAGCCGGCGCCGACATCCGATTGACCGACACGTTCGGCATCGGCGTGCCCAGATACGCGGCGCCGGACGACGTGGCAACCTACGGCACCTACGACGGCGCGCCGCTGCGTCTGGCGGTCTTTCGTCCACGTGAAACCAGCTCGCACGCACCGGTTTTCGTTTACATTCACGGCGGCGGCTGGGTCGCAGGCGACCTGACATCCCGCAGCGCAGACCTGCGATGGTTCGCCGAGCGGGGCTGGCTGGTGGTCAGCGTCGACTACACGCTGTCATCGGCCGACCGGCACCTGTGGAACGTCACCCAGGACCAGATCGGCTGCGCGCTGGGCTGGGTAGTCGCGAACGCACACAAATACGGCGGTGACCCGGCGCGGCTGTCGGTGTCAGGGCACTCGGCGGGCGGAAACCTCGCCATCAACACCGCTTACCTCGCCGCCGCGGGGCAACTGCGTTCGTCCTGCGGCGGCATCATGCCGAAGGTGGCGGCGGTGTCTGCGATCTATCCCGTCGTCGACCCCGTCGGCTTTTACGACAACCCCGATCCCGCATTGGGTGGGCGTTCCCGTGCCATGGTCGGCGCGTACACCGGCGGCTCACCGCGCCAGTTCCCTGACCGCTACGCAGCCATTGCATCCAACAGCCACCTGACCGCGACCGCGCCGCCCACGTTGATCGTCGTCGGCGAGGCCGACCACCTGGTGCCGGTGGCGGGCACCTACCGGTTCGTCGACCTGGCTAAGGCGGCCGGGGTTGACGTGGAACTGGTGGCGGTGCCGTACGCCGACCACGTCTACGACGGCCGTCGCGGCAGCGTCGGCGAGCAGGCCTACCGACAGATCACTGCGCGCTGGTTGCGCGAGGTCGGACAGGGGCCGTGA
- a CDS encoding O-methyltransferase, with amino-acid sequence MTSTLQDARVASALDRMYAESTEQFAQLRERSGDFERLAKASAQERADAFSDFYLPVTPEAGRLLYALVRASRPSTVVEFGMSLGISAIHLASAVRDNGSGRVVTTELSAAKVATAKQTFAATGLDDLITVLEGDALTTLDGVDGPVEFVLLDGWKELYLPVTKLLEPKLSAGALIVADNTSMDDAKPYLDHVRDPGNGYVSVNFPVREGDDSMEISCRAVT; translated from the coding sequence GTGACCAGCACGCTGCAGGACGCCCGAGTCGCGTCCGCCCTCGACCGGATGTATGCCGAATCCACCGAACAGTTCGCCCAGCTGCGGGAGCGGTCGGGCGACTTCGAGCGGCTTGCCAAGGCCAGTGCGCAGGAACGCGCCGACGCCTTCAGCGATTTCTATTTGCCGGTGACCCCGGAGGCGGGCCGCCTGCTGTACGCGCTGGTGCGCGCATCCCGACCGAGCACCGTCGTCGAGTTCGGCATGTCGCTGGGCATCTCGGCCATCCACCTGGCGTCCGCGGTGCGCGACAACGGCTCCGGCCGGGTCGTCACCACCGAACTCAGCGCGGCGAAGGTCGCGACCGCCAAACAGACGTTCGCCGCGACGGGCCTCGACGATCTGATCACCGTGCTCGAAGGCGACGCGCTGACGACCCTCGACGGGGTCGACGGTCCAGTCGAGTTCGTGCTGCTCGACGGTTGGAAGGAGTTGTACCTTCCGGTGACCAAGCTGCTCGAGCCCAAGCTGTCGGCCGGGGCGCTGATCGTCGCCGACAACACCTCGATGGACGACGCCAAGCCGTACCTGGACCACGTCCGCGACCCCGGTAACGGCTATGTCAGCGTCAACTTCCCGGTTCGTGAGGGCGACGACAGCATGGAGATCAGCTGCCGCGCAGTCACTTAG
- a CDS encoding DUF4129 domain-containing protein, giving the protein MEKPTARVVAVILLLFVTAWALRGYLPGSAKAVDRERSSGSPVALIVDIALLCISVAIIGVAVVVRLRSGQARRPGPGTLPLSGATMGRPTWRLSLVALAVIIAWLLLVMMLMRLDLGGPAGQLPSGTPSAADPGTAPPTTNPTAPQPGSPGGQGHDVIGYLVPPMVILMALIVVGSVVVSRRQRRLPSPTPSSGPGQDIPGQPGAAESLARAAEVGLAEIGDLSREPREAIIACYAAMERELTRVPGAAPLDCDTPSEVLARAVGRHALNADSATRLVELFEEARFSPHVMNEGHRDDAVDALRLVLTDLRSMA; this is encoded by the coding sequence ATGGAGAAGCCGACGGCGCGAGTGGTCGCGGTGATCCTGCTGCTGTTCGTCACAGCGTGGGCACTGCGGGGCTACCTGCCGGGCAGTGCCAAGGCTGTCGACCGTGAGCGGTCGTCGGGAAGTCCGGTGGCGCTGATCGTCGACATCGCCTTGCTGTGCATCTCGGTGGCGATCATCGGCGTCGCGGTCGTGGTGCGTCTACGCAGTGGGCAGGCGCGGAGACCGGGACCGGGCACGCTGCCGCTCAGCGGTGCCACCATGGGCCGCCCGACGTGGCGGTTGTCGTTGGTCGCGTTGGCGGTGATCATCGCCTGGCTGCTGCTGGTGATGATGTTGATGCGACTGGACCTCGGCGGGCCTGCGGGCCAGCTGCCGTCCGGCACCCCGTCGGCCGCGGATCCCGGAACTGCGCCGCCGACGACCAATCCGACTGCTCCGCAACCAGGTTCGCCCGGCGGCCAGGGTCACGACGTGATCGGCTACCTGGTCCCGCCGATGGTGATCCTGATGGCGCTGATCGTCGTCGGGTCCGTCGTCGTCTCGCGGCGGCAGCGCAGGCTACCGTCGCCGACGCCCTCGTCCGGTCCCGGCCAGGACATCCCCGGACAGCCGGGCGCCGCCGAATCGCTCGCGCGCGCAGCCGAAGTCGGCCTCGCCGAGATCGGCGACCTCAGCCGCGAGCCCCGCGAAGCGATCATCGCGTGTTACGCCGCAATGGAACGTGAACTCACCCGGGTACCCGGCGCCGCCCCGTTGGACTGCGACACCCCGTCGGAGGTATTGGCCAGGGCAGTCGGGCGGCACGCGCTCAACGCCGACAGTGCGACGCGACTCGTCGAGTTGTTCGAGGAAGCCCGGTTCTCCCCGCACGTGATGAACGAGGGCCACCGCGACGACGCGGTCGACGCGCTGCGCCTGGTGCTCACCGACCTGCGGAGCATGGCATGA
- a CDS encoding MoxR family ATPase, translating into MTGLPAATTTAHCESVLDEIGQAVVGKRGALALILTTVLAGGHVLIEDLPGLGKTLIARSFAAALGLEFTRVQFTPDLLPADLLGSTVYDMQSGRFEFRRGPIFTNLLLADEINRTPPKTQAALLEAMAEGQVSIDGVTHRLPAPFIVLATDNPIEYEGTYPLPEAQLDRFAIRLELRYLSEQEEASMLRRRLDRGSAQPTVQQVVDAHDLLAMRESVEQVTVHDDVLRYVVSLATATRQHPQVAVGASPRAELDLVQLSRARALLLGRDYVIPEDVKSLAVPTMAHRISLRPEMWVRRVHGSDVVEELLRRLPVPRTKG; encoded by the coding sequence ATGACGGGGCTGCCCGCGGCCACCACCACCGCGCACTGTGAATCGGTGCTCGACGAGATCGGTCAGGCGGTGGTCGGCAAACGCGGTGCGCTGGCCCTGATCCTGACCACGGTGCTCGCGGGCGGCCATGTGCTGATCGAGGATCTGCCCGGCCTCGGCAAGACGCTGATCGCCAGGTCCTTCGCGGCGGCGTTGGGTCTGGAGTTCACCCGCGTCCAGTTCACCCCGGATCTGCTGCCCGCCGACCTGCTCGGCTCCACGGTCTACGACATGCAGTCGGGGCGTTTCGAATTCCGAAGGGGGCCGATCTTCACCAACCTGCTCCTTGCCGACGAGATCAACCGGACACCGCCGAAGACGCAGGCCGCGCTGCTGGAGGCGATGGCGGAGGGTCAGGTCAGCATCGACGGCGTCACCCACCGACTGCCCGCCCCGTTCATCGTGCTGGCCACCGACAACCCGATCGAGTACGAGGGCACCTACCCGCTGCCAGAGGCGCAACTCGACCGCTTCGCGATCCGCCTCGAACTGCGGTACCTGTCCGAACAGGAGGAGGCGTCCATGTTGCGGCGCCGCCTCGACCGCGGGTCCGCGCAACCGACCGTGCAACAGGTGGTCGACGCCCACGATCTGCTCGCCATGCGCGAATCGGTGGAACAGGTCACCGTGCATGACGACGTGCTGCGCTATGTGGTGTCGCTGGCGACCGCGACGCGTCAGCATCCTCAGGTGGCGGTCGGCGCCAGCCCACGCGCGGAACTCGACCTGGTGCAACTGTCCCGTGCGCGGGCGCTGCTGCTCGGACGGGACTACGTGATACCCGAGGACGTGAAATCGCTGGCCGTGCCCACCATGGCGCACCGGATCAGTCTGCGACCGGAGATGTGGGTGCGCCGCGTGCACGGCTCCGACGTCGTCGAGGAACTGCTGCGCCGGCTGCCGGTGCCGAGGACCAAGGGATGA
- a CDS encoding DUF58 domain-containing protein, with amino-acid sequence MSETRTVDVELRWRPSALTRSLVTCAAAALAVAVIGAYWQLVAFAAPLVGVLMSIGWQREVPTVHVHAEPSAQRCFESEETRVEVWSTSENAEAAIPLTLEAVDGMRLHTVESAHRHIVTATADRWGRYPVVARVNVLARGGLLHGTGVADAAHVFVFPLAPPQSTALPRTELLDRLGTHLTRHIGPGVEYADVRRYVPGDQLRTVNWPVSARRGSLHVTQRLTDRAADVVVMIDGYPQPPGPATAATDRIARGAVQVVQSALRSGDRAGVVVLGDRHPRWLGADIGRRQFYRILDAMLTAGDGFEDTPGTLAPQAAVPPGAIVVAFSTLLDTEFALALIDLRKRGHTVVAVDVLEGAPFEEDKDGLVARMWSLQRSFMYRDMRTIGVDVVAWHGDATLDQAMQLVPDRRRSVRRRAALT; translated from the coding sequence ATGAGCGAGACCCGCACCGTCGACGTGGAATTACGCTGGCGGCCTTCGGCTTTGACGCGCTCGCTGGTGACGTGCGCTGCGGCCGCCCTCGCGGTCGCGGTGATCGGCGCCTACTGGCAGCTTGTCGCGTTCGCGGCACCGCTGGTCGGTGTGCTGATGTCCATCGGATGGCAACGCGAGGTCCCGACGGTGCACGTGCACGCCGAGCCGTCGGCCCAGCGGTGCTTTGAATCCGAAGAGACCAGGGTCGAGGTGTGGTCCACGAGTGAAAACGCCGAGGCGGCGATTCCTCTGACGCTGGAGGCGGTGGACGGGATGCGGTTGCACACCGTCGAATCCGCGCACCGTCATATCGTGACCGCCACGGCCGACAGGTGGGGCCGCTACCCCGTCGTCGCGCGCGTGAATGTCCTTGCGCGCGGCGGACTTCTGCACGGCACGGGCGTGGCCGACGCCGCGCACGTGTTCGTGTTCCCGTTGGCGCCCCCGCAGTCCACCGCGTTGCCGCGCACCGAACTGCTCGACCGCCTCGGCACCCACCTGACCCGGCACATCGGCCCCGGCGTCGAATACGCCGACGTCCGGCGGTACGTGCCTGGCGACCAGTTGCGCACCGTCAACTGGCCCGTCAGCGCGCGTAGGGGCAGCCTGCACGTGACGCAGCGCCTGACCGACCGCGCCGCCGACGTGGTGGTGATGATCGACGGCTACCCGCAACCGCCGGGTCCGGCCACCGCCGCAACCGACCGCATCGCGCGCGGCGCCGTGCAAGTGGTGCAGAGCGCGCTGCGTAGCGGTGACCGCGCAGGTGTGGTCGTGCTCGGCGACCGCCACCCGCGATGGTTGGGCGCCGACATCGGACGCAGGCAGTTCTACCGAATTCTGGACGCCATGCTGACCGCCGGCGACGGATTCGAGGACACGCCAGGCACTCTCGCGCCGCAGGCGGCGGTCCCGCCCGGCGCGATCGTCGTCGCGTTCTCCACTCTGCTCGACACCGAATTCGCGCTCGCGCTCATCGACTTGCGTAAACGCGGCCACACCGTGGTGGCCGTCGACGTGCTCGAAGGGGCCCCGTTCGAGGAAGACAAGGACGGCTTGGTGGCCCGGATGTGGTCGCTGCAGCGGTCATTCATGTACCGCGATATGCGGACCATCGGGGTCGACGTGGTCGCGTGGCACGGCGACGCCACCCTCGATCAGGCGATGCAGTTGGTGCCGGACCGGCGCCGCTCGGTGCGCCGGAGGGCGGCGTTGACATGA
- a CDS encoding MFS transporter: MPQDVRKAVSGASIGNAVEWFDFAIYGFLATFIAANFFPSGNETAALLNTFAIFAAAFFMRPLGGFVFGPLGDRIGRQRVLALVILLMATATLAIGLLPTYATIGVAAPLLLLFLRCLQGFSAGGEYGGGAVYLAEFASDRRRGLTVTFMVWSGVLGFLIGSVTVTLLAALLPAAAMESYGWRIPFLLAGPLGLVGLYIRLRLDDTPQFAELSKAKQVAKSPLKEAVGTAWRPILQVIGLMIIFNIGYYVVFTFLPTYFIKTLHFSKTTAFVSITLASLVALVLILPLAALSDRIGRRPMLIAGSVAFAVLGYPLFGLLNSGSVAAAIAAHCGLAVIEAVYVSTAVAAGVELFATRVRYSGFSIGYNVCVAAFGGTTPYVVTWLTAETGDAVAPAYYVVVAAIVSLATILTIRETAGRPLPQAISDQTFQSAGLQ; this comes from the coding sequence GTGCCACAGGATGTTCGCAAGGCGGTGTCCGGCGCATCGATCGGCAACGCCGTGGAGTGGTTCGACTTCGCCATCTACGGGTTCCTGGCCACCTTCATCGCGGCGAACTTCTTTCCGTCCGGAAACGAAACCGCGGCGCTGCTGAACACGTTCGCCATCTTCGCGGCGGCGTTCTTCATGCGTCCTCTCGGCGGATTCGTGTTCGGGCCGCTCGGTGACCGGATCGGCAGACAGCGAGTGCTTGCGCTCGTCATCCTGCTGATGGCGACCGCGACACTGGCGATCGGCCTGCTGCCCACCTACGCGACCATCGGGGTCGCGGCACCGCTGCTGCTGTTGTTCCTCCGGTGTCTGCAGGGCTTCTCGGCGGGCGGTGAGTACGGCGGCGGCGCGGTGTATCTGGCCGAGTTCGCCTCGGACCGACGCCGCGGCCTGACGGTCACGTTCATGGTGTGGTCAGGGGTGCTCGGATTCCTGATCGGCTCGGTGACCGTGACGCTGCTGGCGGCGCTGCTGCCCGCCGCGGCGATGGAGAGCTACGGCTGGCGCATCCCGTTCCTGCTCGCGGGCCCGCTCGGGCTCGTCGGCCTGTACATCCGGCTGCGACTGGACGACACCCCGCAATTCGCCGAACTCAGCAAGGCCAAGCAGGTCGCCAAGTCACCGCTGAAGGAGGCGGTCGGCACCGCGTGGCGCCCGATCCTTCAGGTGATCGGGCTGATGATCATCTTCAACATCGGCTACTACGTCGTGTTCACGTTCCTGCCGACCTACTTCATCAAGACGCTGCACTTCTCCAAGACCACCGCCTTCGTCTCGATCACCCTGGCCAGTCTGGTGGCGCTGGTGCTGATCCTTCCGCTGGCCGCGCTGTCGGATCGGATCGGCCGACGGCCCATGCTGATCGCGGGCTCCGTGGCCTTCGCAGTGCTCGGCTATCCGCTGTTCGGACTCCTCAATTCCGGTTCGGTGGCGGCGGCGATCGCCGCGCACTGCGGGTTGGCGGTGATCGAGGCGGTGTACGTGTCGACGGCCGTCGCTGCGGGCGTCGAACTGTTCGCCACCCGGGTCCGCTACAGCGGCTTCTCGATCGGCTACAACGTCTGTGTCGCCGCGTTCGGCGGCACCACGCCCTATGTCGTCACCTGGCTGACCGCTGAGACGGGGGACGCCGTCGCACCCGCGTACTACGTCGTGGTGGCCGCGATCGTGTCGCTGGCGACGATCCTGACCATCAGGGAAACCGCGGGGCGTCCGCTCCCGCAAGCGATATCGGACCAAACGTTCCAATCCGCGGGGTTACAGTGA